A stretch of Aythya fuligula isolate bAytFul2 chromosome 1, bAytFul2.pri, whole genome shotgun sequence DNA encodes these proteins:
- the VSTM5 gene encoding V-set and transmembrane domain-containing protein 5, with amino-acid sequence MRPPRGCRRRGVVVGTVTLCLAAGWALQTPGGVSLTVPQPNINATVAQNILLSVEYSCRGVATVEWKHVSSWGTTRIVEWKSGNYVNISVVYKDRVTIFENGSIQLLNVGMRDAGYYLVTVTEEYGTNTYGTIIVNVYEIIYEDIHFVAVLFAFLAAVSAILICFMWLCNKSLHLFQKTTHKLSASTTEEIELETIEC; translated from the exons ATGAGACCCCCGCGGGGCTGCCGGAGGCGCGGAGTCGTCGTGGGCACCGTCACCCTCTGCCTGGCCGCCGGCTGGGCGCTGCAGA ccCCTGGAGGAGTATCACTGACTGTCCCACAGCCCAACATCAACGCAACGGTGGCACAAAATATTCTCCTCTCGGTTGAATACTCTTGCAGAGGCGTCGCCACCGTTGAGTGGAAGCATGTGTCGAGCTGGGGCACCACCAGAATTGTGGAGTGGAAAAGCGGGAATTACGTCAACATATCCGTTGTCTACAAGGACAGAGTGactatttttgaaaatggcTCTATACAGCTTCTGAATGTGGGCATGAGAGATGCTGGCTACTATTTGGTCACTGTCACAGAGGAGTATGGAACCAATACCTACGGCACCATCATAGTCAATGTTTATG AGATTATCTACGAAGATATACATTTTGTAGCGGTTCTCTTTGCATTTCTCGCTGCAGTGTCTGCCATTTTGATCTGCTTCATGTGGCTGTGTAATAAATCCCTGCACCTGTTCCAGAAGACGACACATAAGCTATCAG CAAGTACAACTGAAGAGATTGAACTGGAAACCATTGAATGTTAG